The Edaphobacter sp. 12200R-103 genome contains a region encoding:
- a CDS encoding glucose 1-dehydrogenase, with amino-acid sequence MQNIFDLFRLDQKVALVTGAATGIGASIAEALAQAGATVAVHGNRRPATETAEAIGEQAAAFQADLSSTAGAEQLFAEVKERFGRIDILINNAGTIIRHNAIEYPLDDWQTVLQVNLTSVFQLSQLAGRDMIARNTPGKIVNIASLLSFQGGIRVPAYAASKGGVAQLTKALANEWAPKGIQVNAIAPGYISTTNTEPLQADETRNRQILERIPAGRWGQPLDIAGAALYLSCSASDYVTGTVLTVDGGWMGR; translated from the coding sequence ATGCAAAACATCTTCGATCTCTTCCGCCTCGACCAGAAAGTTGCCCTCGTGACCGGCGCCGCCACCGGTATTGGAGCCTCCATCGCTGAAGCACTTGCCCAGGCAGGCGCCACCGTCGCAGTTCATGGGAATCGCCGTCCCGCGACCGAGACGGCAGAGGCGATCGGCGAGCAAGCTGCGGCATTTCAGGCGGACCTCTCCTCAACAGCAGGAGCGGAACAGTTGTTTGCCGAGGTAAAGGAGCGCTTCGGCAGGATCGATATTCTGATCAACAATGCCGGGACCATCATCCGCCATAATGCAATCGAATATCCGTTGGATGACTGGCAAACGGTCCTGCAGGTCAACCTGACGAGCGTCTTTCAGCTCTCGCAGCTTGCCGGACGCGACATGATCGCCCGTAACACTCCGGGCAAGATCGTCAACATCGCTTCCCTGCTGAGCTTCCAGGGCGGCATCCGGGTTCCCGCGTACGCGGCCAGCAAGGGCGGCGTTGCCCAGCTTACCAAGGCACTGGCCAACGAATGGGCACCGAAGGGAATCCAAGTCAATGCGATTGCACCGGGCTACATTTCAACCACGAATACGGAACCTCTCCAGGCGGACGAGACGCGCAACCGCCAGATTCTGGAGCGGATTCCGGCAGGACGCTGGGGGCAGCCGCTGGATATTGCCGGGGCCGCGCTTTATTTGAGCTGCTCCGCTAGCGACTATGTAACGGGCACGGTGCTGACAGTCGACGGCGGTTGGATGGGGCGCTGA
- a CDS encoding Gfo/Idh/MocA family protein — MDLESIVRAAAAPRPRTPRPIIMIGSGGIVRDAHLPAYAKAGFPVATLVDLDLERAESLAKEFNIPRGFASIAEAIRFAPKDAIFDIATPARVLPSILSQLPDGGAVLMQKPMGDTLAEAAEILRICRSKGLTAAVNFQLRWAPNMLGARAITSSGALGEMHDMEVKVSVHMPWELWSFLSTAPRLEILYHSIHYVDLVRSWLGNPRRVYAKTVKSPQTPALAATKSVIILDYGEDKRAFVATNHSHDFDPHMQRSFVQWEGMTGAMRAQMGVNLNYPAGLPDNLQYILRDGTGWKDAPISGNWFPDAFMGSMGSLQAYVQGDADTLPTSVEDAIDTMRTVEAAYLSSEHGGTELPAID; from the coding sequence ATGGATTTGGAATCGATCGTCAGGGCAGCAGCTGCGCCGCGCCCCCGAACCCCGCGTCCCATCATTATGATCGGTTCCGGCGGCATCGTGCGCGACGCGCATCTCCCCGCATATGCCAAGGCTGGCTTTCCTGTGGCTACGCTGGTGGATCTCGATCTGGAAAGGGCTGAATCGCTCGCGAAGGAATTCAACATCCCACGCGGCTTCGCCTCTATCGCGGAGGCGATCCGGTTTGCTCCCAAAGATGCGATCTTCGACATCGCTACACCTGCCCGGGTGCTCCCGTCCATCCTCTCGCAACTCCCCGACGGCGGCGCAGTTCTGATGCAGAAGCCCATGGGCGACACGCTGGCTGAGGCGGCGGAGATCCTTCGCATCTGTCGCAGCAAAGGGCTGACCGCGGCGGTGAACTTTCAGCTTCGATGGGCGCCCAATATGCTAGGGGCGCGGGCCATCACCTCCTCCGGAGCGCTGGGAGAAATGCATGACATGGAAGTGAAGGTCAGCGTCCACATGCCATGGGAGCTTTGGAGCTTTCTGAGCACAGCGCCGCGCCTTGAGATCCTTTACCACTCCATCCACTACGTCGATCTGGTCCGAAGCTGGCTCGGGAATCCGCGCCGCGTCTATGCAAAGACGGTGAAGAGCCCGCAGACGCCCGCTCTGGCCGCGACCAAGAGCGTCATTATCCTGGATTACGGCGAGGACAAGCGTGCCTTCGTCGCGACCAACCATAGCCACGACTTCGACCCGCATATGCAGCGAAGCTTCGTGCAGTGGGAGGGAATGACAGGTGCGATGCGGGCACAGATGGGGGTCAACCTGAACTATCCCGCTGGCCTGCCCGACAACCTGCAGTACATCCTGCGCGACGGCACCGGGTGGAAAGATGCGCCGATCAGCGGCAACTGGTTCCCCGACGCCTTCATGGGATCGATGGGCTCACTGCAGGCCTATGTGCAGGGCGACGCCGATACACTGCCGACCAGCGTCGAAGATGCAATCGACACTATGCGAACCGTCGAAGCCGCCTACCTCTCAAGCGAGCATGGAGGTACCGAGCTTCCGGCAATCGATTAA
- the yiaK gene encoding 3-dehydro-L-gulonate 2-dehydrogenase, giving the protein MLRVPFADLFAMLERAMLRLGFPPEAARLSARLFAETTRDGVYSHGLNRFPRVEAMVANGSIDVHARPQRTAAFGCIERWNGNRGIGNVNAYLAMQRAVELARKDGMGAVAMANSNHWMRGGAFGWQAADQGMFAICWSNTLANMPAWGSTEPTLGNNPLVIAVPRADGRHVVLDMAMSQFSYGALASYAKRGEPLPLPGGFDEQGRPTQDAAAIEASQRPFPIGYWKGSGLSLVLDMMAAMLSGGLATYQLPLEPTLEAGQSQIFLAIDPSNIASVAELNHIADAILQHLHDAKPEDSGRPVRYPGEQTLHVREENMRLGVPVDPELWQRLNSLG; this is encoded by the coding sequence ATGCTTCGTGTTCCTTTTGCCGATCTTTTTGCGATGCTGGAACGAGCCATGCTGCGGCTCGGATTTCCCCCGGAGGCAGCACGGCTCTCTGCGCGCTTATTTGCGGAGACGACGCGCGATGGAGTGTATTCGCACGGTCTGAATCGCTTTCCCCGTGTGGAAGCCATGGTGGCCAATGGCAGCATCGATGTCCATGCCAGACCCCAGCGTACGGCAGCGTTCGGCTGCATCGAGCGCTGGAATGGCAATCGCGGCATCGGCAACGTGAATGCCTATCTCGCCATGCAGAGGGCCGTTGAGCTGGCTCGCAAAGATGGAATGGGAGCGGTTGCCATGGCCAACTCGAATCATTGGATGCGGGGCGGTGCCTTTGGCTGGCAGGCGGCCGACCAGGGCATGTTTGCTATATGTTGGTCGAACACCCTGGCAAACATGCCTGCCTGGGGCTCAACCGAGCCTACGCTCGGCAATAATCCGCTGGTGATCGCGGTTCCGCGGGCAGATGGGCGGCACGTTGTTCTCGATATGGCGATGAGCCAGTTCTCTTATGGCGCACTCGCGTCCTATGCAAAGCGGGGAGAGCCTCTTCCCTTGCCCGGTGGATTCGATGAGCAGGGCCGGCCGACCCAGGATGCTGCCGCGATTGAGGCTTCGCAACGGCCATTCCCTATCGGCTACTGGAAGGGTTCCGGACTCTCTCTCGTTCTGGACATGATGGCTGCCATGCTGTCGGGAGGACTGGCAACCTATCAGCTTCCCCTGGAACCCACGCTGGAAGCGGGGCAGTCCCAGATCTTTCTCGCGATCGATCCCTCGAACATCGCATCTGTTGCTGAACTGAATCACATCGCCGACGCCATCCTGCAGCATCTGCACGATGCAAAGCCTGAAGATTCAGGCCGGCCTGTCCGGTATCCGGGAGAGCAAACGCTTCACGTTCGCGAAGAAAATATGCGTCTTGGGGTTCCGGTCGATCCCGAGCTGTGGCAGAGGCTCAACTCGCTGGGATGA
- the larE gene encoding ATP-dependent sacrificial sulfur transferase LarE, translating into MNLAGKRALLDTTLRELGSVMIAYSGGTDSAFLAWAAHQALGEKMLAVIADSASLPRAELAAALAFTAHHGIPTHILLTEELENPNYQRNDAQRCFHCKDELFTRMEAERAARGFRHLAYGMNLDDGGEFRPGQQAASQHQAVAPLVMAQLTKSEIRQLAHEAGLELWDKPASACLSSRIEYGRPVTRESLSQVERAEEALHGLGFLQVRVRHHGNLARIEIARADLPRALSMDVLDSITDAVRRAGFVYVTLDTQGYRSGSMNDVLPASAITPARVKQ; encoded by the coding sequence ATGAATCTTGCCGGAAAACGCGCCCTGCTGGATACCACGCTTCGTGAACTGGGAAGTGTGATGATCGCCTATTCGGGAGGCACGGATTCAGCGTTTCTGGCGTGGGCAGCTCACCAGGCTCTGGGCGAGAAGATGCTTGCGGTCATCGCCGATTCGGCCTCGCTTCCGCGTGCGGAGCTGGCAGCAGCGCTCGCCTTCACTGCGCATCACGGCATCCCCACACATATTCTGCTGACCGAAGAGCTTGAGAACCCCAACTATCAGCGTAACGACGCGCAACGCTGCTTTCACTGCAAGGACGAGCTCTTCACCCGCATGGAGGCAGAGCGTGCAGCGCGTGGATTCCGTCATCTGGCGTATGGGATGAATCTCGACGATGGCGGCGAATTTCGTCCAGGCCAGCAGGCTGCATCGCAGCATCAGGCTGTCGCTCCTCTGGTAATGGCGCAGCTGACCAAGTCGGAGATCCGTCAACTGGCTCACGAGGCCGGACTGGAGCTGTGGGACAAGCCCGCCTCGGCCTGCCTCTCTTCGCGGATTGAATATGGCCGCCCGGTAACGCGCGAGAGCCTCAGTCAGGTAGAGCGTGCGGAAGAGGCTTTGCATGGACTCGGATTTCTGCAGGTCCGCGTGCGGCACCATGGCAATCTGGCCCGGATTGAGATCGCGCGCGCGGACCTTCCACGCGCGCTGAGCATGGACGTGCTCGATAGCATTACGGATGCCGTGCGCCGGGCTGGTTTCGTCTACGTCACGCTCGATACTCAGGGCTACCGTTCCGGCTCGATGAACGATGTCCTGCCAGCCTCGGCCATCACCCCTGCCCGCGTGAAACAATAG
- the larC gene encoding nickel pincer cofactor biosynthesis protein LarC has product MRIAYLDCFAGVSGDMFLGALVSAGVPADVLHQAVDVLNVGASLEMGTVDRSGISSTSVRVLEAGRPADQATHSHSHAEQHHPYHDDHQHAHSHEHSHTHSHNHEHSHSHEHEHHEHAHGRSLSAIRKLIEAAKLPDAVKQTAIHAFELLGASEAKIHNVDIEKIHFHEVGAVDAIVDIVAASAGIHALGVNAWYCSPLNVGGGMVDCAHGCFPVPAPATADLLRDVPTYSAHVQQELVTPTGAALIRAISPTFGPQPAMRVQNIGYGAGTRNPKDFPNVLRLSVGETAGASHSAVAVLETAVDDISPQILAYVTERALALGALDVMSTAVQMKKGRMGTHLTVLADDAKVAALEDLLLRETSTLGVRIHHERRSCLDRDHVTVTTPYGEIRMKIGSRSGEIYNVAPEFEDCRLAAEAKGVPVKVVQQSAIAAYQAQQGSK; this is encoded by the coding sequence ATGCGCATTGCTTATCTTGACTGCTTTGCCGGTGTCAGCGGCGATATGTTTCTCGGAGCCCTGGTTAGCGCTGGCGTTCCCGCAGATGTGCTTCATCAGGCTGTAGATGTTCTGAACGTGGGAGCGTCGCTTGAGATGGGCACGGTAGATCGCAGCGGCATCTCCTCGACCAGCGTGCGGGTGCTTGAGGCTGGAAGGCCGGCTGACCAGGCGACGCATTCGCATTCTCACGCCGAGCAACATCACCCTTATCACGATGACCATCAGCATGCTCACTCGCATGAGCACAGCCATACGCACTCGCACAATCATGAACATTCCCACAGTCATGAACACGAGCATCACGAGCACGCGCATGGGCGCTCCCTTTCGGCCATTCGCAAGCTGATTGAAGCGGCGAAGCTGCCCGATGCCGTCAAGCAGACCGCCATTCACGCCTTTGAGCTGCTTGGCGCGAGTGAGGCGAAGATTCACAACGTCGACATCGAGAAGATCCACTTCCACGAAGTAGGCGCCGTCGATGCCATCGTCGATATCGTGGCCGCGAGCGCGGGCATTCATGCGCTTGGCGTAAACGCCTGGTACTGCTCCCCGCTGAATGTGGGGGGCGGCATGGTCGATTGCGCACACGGGTGCTTCCCTGTCCCCGCACCTGCGACGGCCGATCTGCTGCGCGATGTACCGACCTACTCCGCACACGTCCAGCAAGAGTTGGTGACGCCGACCGGAGCTGCTCTGATCCGTGCAATCTCTCCAACCTTCGGGCCTCAGCCTGCCATGCGGGTGCAGAACATCGGCTACGGTGCAGGCACCCGTAATCCCAAGGACTTCCCAAATGTGTTGCGGCTCTCCGTCGGCGAGACGGCAGGCGCCAGCCACTCCGCAGTGGCCGTGCTGGAAACAGCAGTGGACGACATCTCTCCCCAGATTCTTGCGTATGTTACGGAACGCGCGCTGGCTCTTGGCGCACTCGATGTAATGTCGACCGCCGTGCAGATGAAGAAGGGACGGATGGGAACGCACCTGACGGTTCTTGCTGACGACGCAAAGGTTGCGGCGCTCGAAGACCTGCTGCTGCGCGAGACCAGCACGCTCGGCGTACGGATTCACCACGAGCGCCGCTCCTGCCTGGACCGCGATCACGTCACCGTGACCACACCCTACGGCGAGATTCGCATGAAGATCGGATCGCGTTCCGGCGAGATCTACAACGTGGCTCCTGAGTTTGAAGACTGCAGGCTCGCTGCGGAGGCCAAAGGCGTTCCGGTCAAGGTGGTCCAGCAGAGTGCGATCGCAGCCTACCAGGCGCAGCAGGGCTCCAAATGA
- the larB gene encoding nickel pincer cofactor biosynthesis protein LarB — MNRNRLLELLSSVERGELSVEGALDRLTHLPFEDVGHARIDHHRTLRSGLPEVIYAAGKAPEQTAEIFTRMAAAGSDVLATRVDEATAELVLKAVPQAIHHSLARCISLRQSSDAPLGKIAVLCAGTSDLPVAEEAAVTAELFGTSVTRLYDVGVAGLHRLLAVREQLRDASVVIVCAGMEGALPSVVGGLVGAPVIAVPTSVGYGASFQGVTALLGMLNSCSPNVTVVNIDNGFGAAYSATLIARAGHLR; from the coding sequence ATGAACCGCAATCGCCTACTCGAGCTTCTGTCTTCGGTCGAACGCGGCGAGTTGAGCGTCGAAGGCGCCCTGGATCGCCTCACGCATCTGCCGTTTGAAGACGTCGGGCATGCTCGTATTGATCATCACCGGACCCTGCGGTCGGGATTGCCCGAGGTGATCTATGCCGCAGGCAAAGCTCCAGAGCAGACGGCAGAGATTTTCACCCGCATGGCGGCGGCCGGCTCGGATGTCCTGGCGACCCGTGTCGACGAGGCCACCGCGGAGCTTGTCCTGAAGGCTGTGCCCCAGGCGATTCACCATTCACTGGCCCGCTGCATCAGTCTGCGTCAAAGCAGTGACGCGCCGCTCGGTAAAATTGCCGTACTCTGCGCGGGCACCAGTGACCTGCCCGTTGCTGAAGAAGCAGCGGTTACTGCCGAACTATTCGGAACTTCCGTCACACGACTCTACGACGTCGGCGTGGCAGGGCTTCACCGGCTGCTCGCAGTCCGCGAGCAACTTCGGGACGCCAGCGTTGTCATCGTCTGCGCGGGGATGGAGGGCGCTCTTCCCTCCGTCGTCGGAGGCCTCGTTGGAGCCCCCGTCATTGCGGTCCCCACCTCGGTCGGGTATGGGGCCAGCTTTCAGGGAGTTACGGCCCTGTTGGGCATGCTCAACTCCTGCTCGCCGAACGTGACCGTGGTCAATATCGACAACGGCTTTGGAGCAGCCTACAGTGCGACACTGATCGCGCGAGCCGGCCACTTGCGCTAA
- a CDS encoding aldo/keto reductase, with the protein MLRRDFIKSASATGIAASVPFAQGQSQPSSSMKPATRPEAPDMIYRELGTTGERVSAIGLGGAHLGGGPDAASKIRLARSAIDHGITFLDNCWDYSDGLAEVRMGQALRDGYRSKVFLMTKMDGRNKETYNKQLEQSLGRLQTDMIDLVQFHEIIRMEDPDRIFAPGGAMEAAVEARQAGKIRYIGFTGHKDPAVHLRMLEMAQKHNFHFDTVQMPINVMDAHFRSFTHEVLPVAVKQGIGVLAMKTFGGSYILNSKTVEPMDALHYGLTLPISVLITGIDSEKILDQALTAAKTFKPLSESQVAAILAKTKDAASEGRYELFKTSNRFDGTAANPKWLG; encoded by the coding sequence ATGCTCCGCCGCGACTTCATCAAATCTGCAAGCGCCACCGGAATCGCAGCCTCGGTTCCATTCGCCCAGGGACAGTCACAACCGTCTTCATCGATGAAGCCTGCCACCCGGCCAGAGGCTCCCGACATGATCTACCGCGAGCTGGGCACGACCGGCGAGCGTGTCTCCGCCATCGGTCTGGGAGGAGCTCATCTCGGAGGAGGCCCGGACGCAGCGTCGAAGATCCGTCTCGCACGCTCTGCCATTGATCACGGCATCACCTTTCTGGACAACTGCTGGGACTACAGCGACGGACTGGCCGAAGTTCGCATGGGACAGGCGCTGCGCGATGGATATCGCAGTAAAGTCTTCCTGATGACCAAGATGGACGGGCGCAACAAGGAGACCTACAACAAGCAGTTGGAGCAGTCGCTTGGCCGCCTGCAGACCGACATGATCGACCTGGTGCAGTTCCATGAGATCATCCGCATGGAAGACCCGGACCGCATCTTTGCCCCCGGCGGCGCGATGGAGGCAGCCGTGGAAGCCCGCCAGGCAGGAAAGATTCGCTACATCGGCTTCACGGGACATAAGGATCCGGCTGTTCACCTGCGCATGCTGGAGATGGCCCAAAAGCACAATTTCCACTTCGACACCGTGCAGATGCCGATCAATGTCATGGACGCTCACTTCCGTTCGTTCACCCACGAGGTCCTGCCCGTTGCGGTGAAGCAAGGCATCGGCGTGCTGGCAATGAAGACTTTTGGAGGCTCCTACATCCTCAACAGCAAGACGGTCGAACCGATGGATGCCCTCCACTACGGGCTCACCCTGCCAATCTCTGTCCTGATTACAGGCATCGATTCGGAGAAGATTCTCGATCAGGCGCTGACAGCAGCCAAAACTTTCAAGCCTCTCTCTGAATCTCAGGTCGCTGCAATATTGGCGAAGACCAAGGATGCAGCCAGCGAAGGCAGGTACGAGCTCTTCAAGACATCGAATCGCTTCGACGGAACGGCGGCGAATCCGAAATGGCTCGGCTGA
- a CDS encoding DoxX family protein, translated as MANLVSPASNPRWKIVAYWITTALIVLELVMGGVWDILRVPQVRGLIERLGYPLYFLTILGSWKLLGAIALIVPRFPRLKEWVYAGVCFDLTGAIASLSASGLADTGTLAYPIFMTGVAIASWALRPQSRRLGVIKESVVN; from the coding sequence ATGGCTAACCTCGTCAGTCCTGCCTCTAATCCCCGTTGGAAGATCGTCGCTTACTGGATAACGACCGCTCTAATCGTCCTCGAGCTGGTTATGGGGGGCGTATGGGATATTCTGCGGGTGCCGCAGGTGCGTGGCCTTATCGAACGGCTGGGCTACCCTCTATATTTTCTAACTATCCTGGGGAGCTGGAAGCTGCTTGGGGCTATCGCCCTGATCGTTCCACGATTTCCCCGTCTTAAGGAGTGGGTCTATGCTGGCGTATGCTTCGACCTGACAGGGGCGATTGCGTCGCTTTCGGCTTCTGGATTGGCGGATACTGGCACCTTGGCGTACCCGATCTTCATGACAGGTGTTGCCATCGCGTCCTGGGCGCTTCGCCCGCAATCCCGCAGGCTGGGTGTCATAAAGGAATCAGTTGTGAACTGA
- a CDS encoding SDR family oxidoreductase: protein MNISGNTVLITGGGSGIGRALAEAFQAQGNQVIIAGRRPQVLDETVAANPGMKPIVLDMEDPESIRSFGEKVVKEDPTLNVVIHNAGIMRPENLLDPAGALAAADATIATNLLGPIRLNAALLPHLMKQPKATIMTVSSGLGFIPLALTPTYCATKAAIHSYSQSLRYQLKDTSVEVIELAPPYVQTELMGRAQASDPRAMPLREFINEAMNILKTQPGVQEVLVERVKPLRFAELNGVEKYEAFFKSFNDAAPAPH, encoded by the coding sequence ATGAATATCTCAGGCAATACCGTCCTGATTACAGGCGGCGGCTCCGGGATTGGCCGTGCTCTGGCGGAGGCGTTCCAGGCGCAGGGAAACCAGGTCATCATTGCGGGACGTCGGCCGCAGGTTTTGGATGAAACCGTCGCTGCAAATCCTGGAATGAAGCCAATCGTTCTCGACATGGAAGACCCTGAGAGCATCCGCAGCTTCGGAGAGAAGGTTGTGAAGGAAGATCCGACACTGAACGTGGTGATCCACAACGCTGGAATTATGCGGCCCGAGAACCTTCTCGATCCGGCAGGAGCCCTGGCTGCCGCCGACGCTACCATTGCGACCAACCTTCTGGGACCGATCCGGCTGAATGCTGCCTTGCTTCCTCACCTGATGAAGCAGCCGAAAGCGACCATCATGACTGTCTCCTCAGGCCTGGGATTTATCCCGCTCGCACTTACGCCGACCTACTGTGCGACGAAGGCCGCGATCCACTCTTATTCGCAGTCGCTGCGCTATCAGCTGAAGGACACCAGCGTTGAAGTGATCGAGCTGGCGCCGCCGTATGTCCAGACCGAGCTAATGGGTAGAGCCCAGGCAAGCGATCCCCGGGCCATGCCGCTCAGGGAGTTCATCAACGAGGCGATGAACATCCTTAAAACCCAGCCCGGTGTGCAGGAGGTCTTGGTGGAACGAGTCAAGCCGCTGCGGTTTGCCGAGCTGAACGGAGTCGAGAAGTATGAGGCGTTCTTCAAGAGCTTCAACGATGCTGCTCCCGCTCCGCACTAA
- a CDS encoding helix-turn-helix domain-containing protein, with translation MTSNSVPVSHTKHPPKEAAPKIEALVRQIIERVADKWTMLVLEVLEEHGTVRFTRLGELVGGISQKMLTKTVRQMESDGLVVRTIHPVIPPRVEYSLTPLGRSLSAAFCGVWIWAEENYDEITSARERFQKNAKES, from the coding sequence ATGACCAGTAATTCCGTCCCGGTGAGCCATACAAAACATCCACCGAAAGAGGCTGCCCCGAAGATCGAAGCATTGGTCCGGCAGATCATCGAGCGGGTGGCGGACAAGTGGACGATGCTCGTCCTTGAGGTTCTTGAGGAGCACGGGACAGTTCGCTTCACTCGCCTGGGCGAACTGGTAGGAGGGATCAGCCAGAAGATGCTGACCAAGACGGTGCGACAGATGGAGAGCGACGGGCTGGTAGTCCGGACCATTCATCCCGTCATCCCACCCCGCGTGGAGTACAGCCTTACGCCCTTGGGACGAAGCCTGAGCGCGGCCTTCTGTGGCGTGTGGATCTGGGCCGAAGAGAACTACGACGAGATTACGAGCGCGCGCGAACGATTTCAGAAAAACGCAAAAGAATCTTAG
- a CDS encoding M48 family metallopeptidase, producing the protein MRRTANLGLAAILVFSTVSFAQTPSSTPTPPGQSKPIPGSPTATPAEDKAAKEKASQKADSIPSPGEDLDPHIKAGSEDDVNAIGTRNIGGRGLGNWYSTDWEIRNGKAYSMEIEKSAHMVTDPVVNEYVNRVGQNIVKNSDCKVPFTIKVIDSDEINAMALPGGFFYVNSGLILAADEEAELAGVMAHEVAHVCAHHAARQMTKMNMAQIGSIPLIIFTSGSWTGYGIYEATQLAVPIAFLKFSRVDESEADWLGLQYMYKAGYDPQAFIQFFEKIAALEKHKPGTLSKVFSDHPQTPDRIGRSEEEIATIMPPRPDYIVSTSEFDDVKARLARIENKRKLNDKKDGNRPTLRRVGGGNNDPSNPNNPSNSDDRPTLSRRD; encoded by the coding sequence ATGCGTCGCACAGCGAACCTCGGTCTGGCCGCCATCCTCGTTTTCTCAACAGTCTCCTTCGCCCAGACGCCATCCTCCACGCCGACGCCTCCGGGACAATCAAAGCCCATTCCTGGTTCCCCAACCGCAACTCCGGCCGAAGATAAAGCTGCAAAGGAAAAAGCGAGCCAGAAGGCCGACTCCATTCCCTCTCCGGGAGAAGATCTCGATCCTCACATCAAGGCGGGTAGCGAAGACGATGTCAATGCAATCGGGACGCGCAATATTGGAGGCCGCGGCCTTGGGAACTGGTATTCCACCGATTGGGAGATTCGCAACGGCAAGGCCTACTCGATGGAGATCGAGAAGTCGGCTCACATGGTGACTGATCCGGTTGTCAATGAATACGTCAACCGAGTTGGCCAGAATATCGTGAAGAACTCCGATTGCAAGGTGCCGTTCACCATCAAAGTCATCGACTCCGACGAGATCAATGCGATGGCGCTTCCCGGGGGCTTCTTCTACGTCAACTCCGGCTTGATTCTTGCCGCGGACGAGGAGGCGGAGCTTGCCGGCGTTATGGCCCATGAGGTCGCGCACGTCTGCGCCCATCACGCCGCGCGCCAGATGACCAAGATGAACATGGCGCAGATCGGTTCGATCCCGCTAATCATCTTCACCTCCGGATCCTGGACCGGGTACGGAATCTACGAAGCGACCCAGCTTGCTGTCCCTATCGCCTTCCTGAAGTTTTCACGCGTAGACGAGTCGGAGGCGGACTGGCTCGGTCTGCAGTACATGTACAAGGCAGGGTATGACCCGCAGGCCTTCATTCAGTTCTTCGAAAAGATCGCTGCACTCGAAAAGCACAAGCCCGGAACGCTCTCCAAGGTGTTCTCCGACCATCCGCAGACACCGGATCGCATCGGTCGCTCCGAGGAAGAGATTGCGACGATCATGCCTCCCCGGCCGGACTACATCGTCTCCACATCCGAGTTCGACGACGTCAAGGCACGGCTGGCCCGCATCGAGAACAAGCGCAAGCTGAACGACAAAAAGGACGGCAATCGTCCAACCCTGCGGCGTGTTGGCGGCGGCAATAACGATCCATCCAACCCCAACAACCCTTCGAACTCCGACGACCGCCCAACCCTCAGCCGTCGCGACTAG
- a CDS encoding PEP-CTERM sorting domain-containing protein: MHVKALSRIVFALAVTCFTASAAKADSLFTGSQAGQCCFDVNLHQVDANNMQVTVSLTNGAQYFVASGSGNHPGFAFNLANDPSISIASISSPWTLSSFNASSVNTNGPSMGSFDYFINNPGPGASQHNDGPLVFTIYSAAGINYSDFVANSNGYYFAADIMNAAGQTGLSGISDPGTTSSVPEPSSIALLGTGLLSAAGIVRRRLTQS, encoded by the coding sequence ATGCACGTCAAGGCTCTCTCCCGTATTGTGTTTGCTCTCGCCGTGACCTGCTTTACTGCCTCAGCCGCAAAGGCTGATTCGCTGTTCACAGGCTCTCAGGCTGGTCAATGCTGCTTCGATGTCAACCTTCATCAGGTTGACGCCAACAACATGCAGGTAACAGTTAGTCTTACCAATGGCGCCCAGTATTTTGTAGCCAGTGGTTCTGGCAACCATCCCGGTTTTGCGTTCAACCTGGCTAACGACCCCTCGATCTCGATCGCCAGCATCAGCAGCCCGTGGACTCTCTCTAGTTTCAATGCCAGCTCTGTAAACACGAACGGACCCAGCATGGGATCCTTCGATTACTTCATCAACAATCCCGGTCCCGGAGCCAGCCAGCACAACGACGGTCCACTGGTCTTCACGATCTACAGCGCCGCCGGAATCAATTACAGCGACTTCGTCGCCAACAGCAACGGCTATTATTTTGCCGCCGATATCATGAACGCGGCAGGGCAAACCGGGCTGTCCGGTATCAGCGACCCTGGAACCACATCATCCGTTCCTGAGCCCTCATCGATCGCTCTGCTTGGAACGGGTCTTCTGAGTGCAGCCGGCATTGTTCGCCGCCGCCTGACGCAGTCGTAA